A genomic region of Thermoplasmata archaeon contains the following coding sequences:
- a CDS encoding MarR family transcriptional regulator — translation MHSNDWTRELTERQREVLTIVVENKVYRNRDSRIPELAALMGIAPAAVAKHLLEIERNALLLVTVSPSEQGKRIYERLQFEPRPERQTSEALDPQKILILRFLRDHPDATAGEVSEELDLSDYTTVNGLRVLNAVSLIAKQRGPALRRGVPPYVYRLTPHGADVAARHG, via the coding sequence ATGCACTCGAACGACTGGACGCGTGAGCTGACAGAGCGTCAGCGCGAGGTCCTGACGATCGTCGTGGAGAACAAGGTGTACCGCAACCGGGACTCGCGGATCCCCGAGCTGGCCGCGCTCATGGGCATCGCGCCGGCGGCCGTGGCAAAGCATCTGCTGGAGATCGAGCGGAACGCGCTCCTCCTGGTGACCGTGTCGCCCTCCGAGCAGGGGAAGCGGATCTACGAACGGCTCCAGTTCGAGCCGCGACCCGAGCGGCAGACGTCCGAGGCCCTCGACCCCCAGAAGATCCTCATCCTGCGATTCCTCCGCGACCATCCCGATGCCACGGCGGGCGAGGTCTCCGAGGAACTCGACCTGTCCGACTACACCACCGTGAACGGCCTTCGCGTCCTGAACGCGGTGTCGCTGATCGCGAAGCAACGCGGGCCAGCCCTGCGCCGCGGCGTGCCGCCCTACGTGTACCGGCTGACGCCGCACGGGGCGGACGTCGCCGCGAGGCATGGCTGA
- a CDS encoding NAD(P)/FAD-dependent oxidoreductase, producing the protein MYDAIVVGAGPAGGMAARQLAAAGFSTLVLEKKRTVGEPVQCAEGVSRFGLESNGIRPHDAWIAQEVSGARCIVPSGKSFFITRLPGYAIDRAVFDRWIVEGAVDDGAELQTSARVTHVERRQSGWEVTVGGRALESRILVAADGPTTFVAKSLGLVRRQEQILAYEYRFRRAGFDIPDPDRFLLYIGERYDGGYAWIFPKGDAVNVGAGGHIDAHAATVAFCREHGLDPSRALQTIAGTIPYRYDLTSYAIPGFAVAGDAAGVANPMNGAGIHPGLFSGRLAGEFATAALEREDPSVMSGYDRVLRDSPFLDPLLWWMIERVRGWSDGLMDDVGEELDGLDWRAVSLRFAGRVIRSKPWLVRHTREFLRMIRALELCEHYGW; encoded by the coding sequence GTGTACGACGCGATCGTGGTCGGAGCCGGGCCTGCGGGCGGCATGGCCGCGCGGCAGCTCGCCGCCGCAGGATTCTCGACGCTCGTCCTCGAGAAGAAGCGGACCGTGGGCGAACCCGTCCAGTGCGCGGAGGGCGTGAGCCGGTTCGGCCTCGAGTCGAACGGGATTCGGCCGCACGACGCGTGGATCGCCCAGGAGGTCTCGGGCGCCCGTTGCATCGTCCCGAGCGGGAAGAGCTTCTTCATCACGCGCCTGCCGGGCTATGCGATCGACCGCGCCGTCTTCGACCGGTGGATCGTGGAAGGCGCCGTGGACGACGGCGCGGAGTTGCAGACCTCGGCCCGGGTCACACACGTGGAGCGCCGGCAATCCGGGTGGGAGGTGACTGTGGGAGGGCGCGCGCTTGAGTCGCGCATCCTTGTCGCTGCGGACGGGCCCACGACCTTTGTCGCGAAATCGCTGGGCCTGGTTCGGCGGCAAGAGCAGATCCTCGCGTACGAATACCGCTTCCGGCGGGCGGGGTTCGACATCCCAGACCCAGACCGGTTCCTCCTGTACATCGGCGAGCGCTACGACGGCGGATACGCCTGGATCTTCCCAAAGGGGGACGCCGTCAACGTAGGTGCGGGGGGCCACATCGATGCCCACGCCGCGACGGTCGCCTTCTGCCGCGAGCACGGTCTCGACCCCTCCCGCGCCCTGCAGACGATCGCGGGGACAATCCCGTACCGGTACGATCTGACGAGCTATGCGATCCCCGGATTCGCGGTGGCGGGGGACGCCGCGGGCGTGGCGAACCCCATGAACGGAGCGGGTATCCACCCGGGTCTTTTCAGCGGACGCCTGGCGGGGGAGTTCGCCACGGCGGCCCTGGAGCGGGAGGACCCGTCCGTCATGTCCGGCTACGACCGGGTGCTCAGAGATTCGCCCTTCCTGGATCCGCTGCTATGGTGGATGATCGAGCGAGTCCGGGGATGGTCCGACGGGCTCATGGACGACGTCGGAGAGGAATTGGACGGCCTCGACTGGCGCGCGGTCTCCCTCCGTTTCGCAGGACGCGTGATCCGCAGCAAGCCCTGGCTCGTGCGACACACGCGCGAGTTCCTCCGGATGATCCGCGCCCTCGAGCTCTGCGAGCACTACGGAT